One stretch of Lagenorhynchus albirostris chromosome 13, mLagAlb1.1, whole genome shotgun sequence DNA includes these proteins:
- the MSH6 gene encoding DNA mismatch repair protein Msh6 isoform X3: MPAKTRSGPQVKAPPPLPPGPLPLPQAGMRPGARPGLGRGPWRAPLRGPRRGTSTEACGSRQPLRSCDFSPGDLVWAKMEGYPWWPCLVYNHPFDGTFIREKGKSARVHVQFFDDSPTRGWVSRRLLKPYTGSKSKEAQKGGHFYSSKPEILRAMQRADEALNKDKIKRLELAVCDEPSEPEEEEETEAGATYASDKSEEENEIESEEEVRPKVQGSRRSSRQIKKRRVISDSESDIGGSDVEFKPDAKEEGSSDEISSGVGDSDSEGLDSPVKVAPKRKRMITGNGSLKRKSSRKEMPSATKRATGISSETKNTLSAFSAPQNSESQAHVSGGCDDSSRPTIWYHETLEWLKEEKRRDKHRRRPDHPDFDASTLYVPEDFLNSCTPGMRKWWQIKSQNFDLVIFYKVGKFYELYHMDALTGVSELGLVFMKGNWAHSGFPEIAFGRYSDSLVQKGYKVARVEQTETPEMMEARCRKMAHISKYDRVVRREICRVITKGTQTYSVLEGDPSENYSKYLLSLKEKEEDSYGHARVYGVCFVDTSLGKFFIGQFSDDRHCSRFRTLVAHYPPVQVLFEKGNLSVETKMILKGSLSSSLQEGLIPGSQFWDAAKTLRTLLEEGYFTDKLNEDSGVMLPQVLKGMTSESDSVGLTPGEKSELALSALGGCVFYLKKCLIDQELLSMANFEEYIPLDSDTVRATGPGAVFAKASQRMVLDAVTLSNLEIFLNGTDGSTEGTLLDKIDTCYTPFGKRLLKQWLCAPLCNPYVISDRLDAIEDLMVVPDKISEVVDLLKKLPDLERLLSKIHNVGSPLKSQNHPDSRAIMYEETTYSKKKIIDFLSALEGFKVLCKIIGVMEEVIDDFKSKILKQVLTLQAKNPEGRFPDLTLELNRWDTAFDHEKARKTGLITPKAGFDSDYDQALADIRENEQSLLEYLEKQRSRIGCRTIVYWGIGRNRYQLEIPENFITRNLPEEYELKSTKKGCKRYWTKTIEKKLANLINAEERRDVSLKDCMRRLFYNFDKNYKDWQAAVECIAVLDVLLCLANYSRGGDGPMCRPVILLPGEDTPPFLDLKGSRHPCITKTFFGDDFIPNDILIGCEEEEENGKAYCVLVTGPNMGGKSTLMRQAGLLVVMAQMGCYVPAEVCRLTPIDRVFTRLGASDRIMSGESTFFVELSETASILKHATAHSLVLVDELGRGTATFDGTAIANAVVKELAENIKCRTLFSTHYHSLVEDYSQNVAVRLGHMACMVENECEDPSQETITFLYKFIKGACPKSYGFNAARLANLPEEVIQKGHRKAREFEKMTQSLRLFREVCLASESSTVDAEAVRKLLTLIEEL, translated from the exons TTCTTGTGACTTCTCACCAGGTGATTTGGTTTGGGCCAAGATGGAGGGTTACCCTTGGTGGCCTTGCCTGGTTTACAACCACCCTTTTGATGGAACATTCATCCGTGAGAAAGGAAAGTCTGCCCGAGTTCATGTACAGTTTTTTGATGACAGCCCAACGAGGGGCTGGGTTAGCAGAAGGCTATTAAAGCCATATACAG gTTCGAAGTCAAAGGAAGCCCAGAAAGGAGGTCATTTCTACAGTTCAAAGCCTGAAATTCTCAGAGCAATGCAACGTGCAGATGAAGCCTTGAATAAAGACAAGATTAAGAGGCTTGAATTGGCAGTGTGTGATGAGCCCTCAGaaccagaggaggaagaagagacagaG GCAGGTGCCACTTACGCATCAGATAAgagtgaagaagaaaatgaaattgagagTGAAGAGGAAGTGAGGCCAAAGGTGCAAGGATCTAGGCGAAGTAGCCGCCAGATAAAAAAGCGAAGGGTCATATCAGACTCTGAGAGTGACATTGGTGGCTCTGATGTGGAATTTAAGCCAGATGCTAAGGAGGAAGGAAGCAGTGATGAAATAAGCAGTGGAGTAGGGGATAGTGACAGTGAAGGCCTGGACAGCCCTGTTAAAGTTGCTCCAAAGAGGAAGAGAATGATAACTGGTAATGGCTCCCTCAAAAGGAAAAGTTCAAGGAAGGAAATGCCCTCAGCCACCAAACGAGCAACTGGCATTTCATCAGAAACCAAGAATACTTTGAGTGCTTTCTCTGCCCCTCAAAATTCTGAATCCCAAGCCCACGTTAGTGGAGGATGTGATGACAGTAGTCGCCCTACCATCTGGTATCATGAAACTTTAGAGTGGCTtaaggaggagaagagaagagataaGCACAGGAGGCGACCTGATCACCCTGATTTTGATGCATCCACACTCTATGTGCCTGAGGATTTCCTTAATTCCTGTACTCCTGGGATGAGAAAGTGGTGGCAGATTAAGTCTCAGAACTTTGATCTTGTCATATTTTATAAGGTGGGGAAGTTTTATGAGCTATACCACATGGATGCTCTTACTGGAGTCAGTGAACTAGGGCTGGTATTCATGAAAGGCAACTGGGCCCATTCTGGTTTCCCTGAAATTGCATTTGGCCGATATTCAGATTCCCTGGTCCAGAAGGGCTATAAAGTAGCACGGGTGGAACAGACCGAGACCCCGGAAATGATGGAGGCACGATGCCGAAAGATGGCACATATATCTAAGTATGACAGAGTGGTGAGGAGGGAGATCTGTAGGGTCATTACCAAGGGTACACAGACCTACAGTGTGCTGGAAGGTGACCCCTCAGAGAACTACAGTAAATACCTTCTTAGcctcaaagaaaaagaagaagattcTTATGGCCACGCTCGAGTGTATGGAGTATGTTTTGTTGATACCTCGCTAGGGAAGTTCTTCATAGGTCAGTTTTCAGATGATCGCCATTGTTCCAGGTTTAGGACGTTAGTGGCACACTATCCTCCAGTACAAGTCTTGTTTGAGAAAGGAAATCTCTCAGTGGAAACTAAGATGATTCTCAAGGGTTCATTGTCCTCTTCTCTTCAGGAAGGTCTAATACCAGGTTCCCAGTTTTGGGATGCAGCCAAAACTTTGAGAACTCTCCTTGAAGAAGGATATTTTACGGACAAGTTAAATGAGGACAGTGGGGTGATGTTACCCCAGGTGCTTAAAGGTATGACCTCAGAGTCTGATTCTGTTGGGTTGACACCGGGAGAGAAGAGTGAATTGGCCCTCTCTGCTCTTGGTGGTTGTGTCTTCTACCTCAAAAAATGCCTTATTGATCAGGAGCTTCTATCAATGGCTAATTTTGAAGAATATATTCCCTTGGATTCTGACACGGTCCGTGCTACAGGACCTGGTGCTGTCTTTGCTAAAGCCAGTCAACGAATGGTGCTAGATGCTGTGACATTAAGCAACTTGGAGATTTTTCTGAATGGAACAGATGGTTCTACTGAAGGGACCCTGTTAGACAAGATTGATACTTGCTATACTCCCTTCGGTAAGCGGCTCCTAAAGCAATGGCTTTGTGCCCCACTCTGTAACCCTTATGTTATCAGTGATCGTCTAGATGCCATAGAAGACCTAATGGTTGTGCCTGACAAAATCTCTGAGGTTGTAGACCTTCTAAAGAAGCTTCCAGACCTTGAGAGGCTACTGAGTAAAATTCATAATGTTGGCTCTCCCCTGAAGAGCCAGAACCACCCAGATAGCAGGGCTATAATGTATGAAGAaaccacatacagcaaaaaaaagattattgattttctttctgctcTGGAAGGATTCAAAGTACTATGTAAAATTATAGGGGTTATGGAGGAAGTCATTGATGACTTTAAGTCTAAAATCCTTAAGCAGGTCCTTACTCTGCAGGCAAAAAATCCTGAAGGCCGCTTTCCTGATTTGACTTTAGAACTAAACCGATGGGATACAGCCTTTGACCATGAAAAGGCTCGAAAGACTGGACTGATTACTCCCAAGGCAGGATTTGACTCTGATTATGATCAAGCTCTTGCTGACATAagagaaaatgaacagagcctcctGGAATACTTGGAGAAACAGCGTAGTAGAATTGGCTGTAGGACCATAGTCTACTGGGGAATTGGTAGGAATCGTTACCAGTTGGAAATTCCCGAGAATTTCATCACCCGTAATTTGCCAGAAGAATATGAGTTGAAATCTACCAAGAAGGGCTGTAAACGATACTGgaccaaaacaattgagaaaaagtTGGCTAATCTGATAAATGCTGAAGAACGGAGAGATGTATCATTAAAGGACTGCATGCGGCGACTGTTCTATAACTTTGATAAAAATTACAAGGACTGGCAGGCTGCTGTGGAGTGCATCGCAGTGTTGG ATGTCTTACTGTGCCTGGCTAACTACAGTCGAGGGGGTGATGGTCCTATGTGTCGTCCAGTAATTCTGTTGCCAGGAGAAGATACTCCTCCCTTTCTAGACCTTAAAGGATCACGCCACCCCTGCATTACGAAGACTTTTTTTGGTGATGACTTTATTCCAAATGACATTCTAATAGgctgtgaggaagaggaagaaaatggcaAAGCTTACTGTGTGCTTGTTACTGGACCGAATATGGGGGGCAAGTCTACGCTCATGAGACAG GCCGGCCTACTGGTTGTAATGGCCCAGATGGGTTGTTATGTACCAGCTGAAGTGTGTAGGCTCACACCAATCGATAGAGTGTTTACTAGACTTGGTGCCTCAGACAGAATAATGTCAG gtgaaagTACATTTTTTGTTGAATTGAGTGAAACTGCCAGTATACTTAAACATGCAACAGCACATTCTCTGGTGCTTGTGGATGAATTAG gaaGAGGTACTGCAACATTTGATGGGACAGCAATAGCAAATGCAGTTGTTAAAGAACTTGCTGAGAATATAAAGTGTCGTACATTGTTTTCTACCCACTACCATTCACTGGTTGAAGACTATTCTCAAAATGTTGCAGTGCGCCTAGGACACATG gcatGCATGGTAGAAAATGAATGTGAAGATCCCAGCCAGGAGACTATTACCTTCCTGTATAAATTCATTAAAGGAGCCTGTCCTAAAAGCTATGGCTTTAATGCAGCAAGGCTTGCTAATCTTCCAGAGGAGGTTATTCAAAAGGGACATAGAAAAGCAAGAGAATTTGAGAAGATGACTCAGTCACTGCGATTATTTCG ggaaGTTTGTCTGGCTAGTGAAAGCTCGACTGTAGATGCTGAAGCTGTCCGTAAGTTGCTGACTTTGATTGAGGAATTATAG
- the MSH6 gene encoding DNA mismatch repair protein Msh6 isoform X4, which produces MSRQSTLYSFFPKSPALNNASKDPVRASSESAAAAATGASPPSPGGDAAWSEAGPGPGPLAGSTSRAEARNLNGGLRKSAAPAVPASSCDFSPGDLVWAKMEGYPWWPCLVYNHPFDGTFIREKGKSARVHVQFFDDSPTRGWVSRRLLKPYTGSKSKEAQKGGHFYSSKPEILRAMQRADEALNKDKIKRLELAVCDEPSEPEEEEETEAGATYASDKSEEENEIESEEEVRPKVQGSRRSSRQIKKRRVISDSESDIGGSDVEFKPDAKEEGSSDEISSGVGDSDSEGLDSPVKVAPKRKRMITGNGSLKRKSSRKEMPSATKRATGISSETKNTLSAFSAPQNSESQAHVSGGCDDSSRPTIWYHETLEWLKEEKRRDKHRRRPDHPDFDASTLYVPEDFLNSCTPGMRKWWQIKSQNFDLVIFYKVGKFYELYHMDALTGVSELGLVFMKGNWAHSGFPEIAFGRYSDSLVQKGYKVARVEQTETPEMMEARCRKMAHISKYDRVVRREICRVITKGTQTYSVLEGDPSENYSKYLLSLKEKEEDSYGHARVYGVCFVDTSLGKFFIGQFSDDRHCSRFRTLVAHYPPVQVLFEKGNLSVETKMILKGSLSSSLQEGLIPGSQFWDAAKTLRTLLEEGYFTDKLNEDSGVMLPQVLKGMTSESDSVGLTPGEKSELALSALGGCVFYLKKCLIDQELLSMANFEEYIPLDSDTVRATGPGAVFAKASQRMVLDAVTLSNLEIFLNGTDGSTEGTLLDKIDTCYTPFGKRLLKQWLCAPLCNPYVISDRLDAIEDLMVVPDKISEVVDLLKKLPDLERLLSKIHNVGSPLKSQNHPDSRAIMYEETTYSKKKIIDFLSALEGFKVLCKIIGVMEEVIDDFKSKILKQVLTLQAKNPEGRFPDLTLELNRWDTAFDHEKARKTGLITPKAGFDSDYDQALADIRENEQSLLEYLEKQRSRIGCRTIVYWGIGRNRYQLEIPENFITRNLPEEYELKSTKKGCKRYWTKTIEKKLANLINAEERRDVSLKDCMRRLFYNFDKNYKDWQAAVECIAVLDVLLCLANYSRGGDGPMCRPVILLPGEDTPPFLDLKGSRHPCITKTFFGDDFIPNDILIGCEEEEENGKAYCVLVTGPNMGGKSTLMRQAGLLVVMAQMGCYVPAEVCRLTPIDRVFTRLGASDRIMSGESTFFVELSETASILKHATAHSLVLVDELGRGTATFDGTAIANAVVKELAENIKCRTLFSTHYHSLVEDYSQNVAVRLGHMKMNVKIPARRLLPSCINSLKEPVLKAMALMQQGLLIFQRRLFKRDIEKQENLRR; this is translated from the exons TTCTTGTGACTTCTCACCAGGTGATTTGGTTTGGGCCAAGATGGAGGGTTACCCTTGGTGGCCTTGCCTGGTTTACAACCACCCTTTTGATGGAACATTCATCCGTGAGAAAGGAAAGTCTGCCCGAGTTCATGTACAGTTTTTTGATGACAGCCCAACGAGGGGCTGGGTTAGCAGAAGGCTATTAAAGCCATATACAG gTTCGAAGTCAAAGGAAGCCCAGAAAGGAGGTCATTTCTACAGTTCAAAGCCTGAAATTCTCAGAGCAATGCAACGTGCAGATGAAGCCTTGAATAAAGACAAGATTAAGAGGCTTGAATTGGCAGTGTGTGATGAGCCCTCAGaaccagaggaggaagaagagacagaG GCAGGTGCCACTTACGCATCAGATAAgagtgaagaagaaaatgaaattgagagTGAAGAGGAAGTGAGGCCAAAGGTGCAAGGATCTAGGCGAAGTAGCCGCCAGATAAAAAAGCGAAGGGTCATATCAGACTCTGAGAGTGACATTGGTGGCTCTGATGTGGAATTTAAGCCAGATGCTAAGGAGGAAGGAAGCAGTGATGAAATAAGCAGTGGAGTAGGGGATAGTGACAGTGAAGGCCTGGACAGCCCTGTTAAAGTTGCTCCAAAGAGGAAGAGAATGATAACTGGTAATGGCTCCCTCAAAAGGAAAAGTTCAAGGAAGGAAATGCCCTCAGCCACCAAACGAGCAACTGGCATTTCATCAGAAACCAAGAATACTTTGAGTGCTTTCTCTGCCCCTCAAAATTCTGAATCCCAAGCCCACGTTAGTGGAGGATGTGATGACAGTAGTCGCCCTACCATCTGGTATCATGAAACTTTAGAGTGGCTtaaggaggagaagagaagagataaGCACAGGAGGCGACCTGATCACCCTGATTTTGATGCATCCACACTCTATGTGCCTGAGGATTTCCTTAATTCCTGTACTCCTGGGATGAGAAAGTGGTGGCAGATTAAGTCTCAGAACTTTGATCTTGTCATATTTTATAAGGTGGGGAAGTTTTATGAGCTATACCACATGGATGCTCTTACTGGAGTCAGTGAACTAGGGCTGGTATTCATGAAAGGCAACTGGGCCCATTCTGGTTTCCCTGAAATTGCATTTGGCCGATATTCAGATTCCCTGGTCCAGAAGGGCTATAAAGTAGCACGGGTGGAACAGACCGAGACCCCGGAAATGATGGAGGCACGATGCCGAAAGATGGCACATATATCTAAGTATGACAGAGTGGTGAGGAGGGAGATCTGTAGGGTCATTACCAAGGGTACACAGACCTACAGTGTGCTGGAAGGTGACCCCTCAGAGAACTACAGTAAATACCTTCTTAGcctcaaagaaaaagaagaagattcTTATGGCCACGCTCGAGTGTATGGAGTATGTTTTGTTGATACCTCGCTAGGGAAGTTCTTCATAGGTCAGTTTTCAGATGATCGCCATTGTTCCAGGTTTAGGACGTTAGTGGCACACTATCCTCCAGTACAAGTCTTGTTTGAGAAAGGAAATCTCTCAGTGGAAACTAAGATGATTCTCAAGGGTTCATTGTCCTCTTCTCTTCAGGAAGGTCTAATACCAGGTTCCCAGTTTTGGGATGCAGCCAAAACTTTGAGAACTCTCCTTGAAGAAGGATATTTTACGGACAAGTTAAATGAGGACAGTGGGGTGATGTTACCCCAGGTGCTTAAAGGTATGACCTCAGAGTCTGATTCTGTTGGGTTGACACCGGGAGAGAAGAGTGAATTGGCCCTCTCTGCTCTTGGTGGTTGTGTCTTCTACCTCAAAAAATGCCTTATTGATCAGGAGCTTCTATCAATGGCTAATTTTGAAGAATATATTCCCTTGGATTCTGACACGGTCCGTGCTACAGGACCTGGTGCTGTCTTTGCTAAAGCCAGTCAACGAATGGTGCTAGATGCTGTGACATTAAGCAACTTGGAGATTTTTCTGAATGGAACAGATGGTTCTACTGAAGGGACCCTGTTAGACAAGATTGATACTTGCTATACTCCCTTCGGTAAGCGGCTCCTAAAGCAATGGCTTTGTGCCCCACTCTGTAACCCTTATGTTATCAGTGATCGTCTAGATGCCATAGAAGACCTAATGGTTGTGCCTGACAAAATCTCTGAGGTTGTAGACCTTCTAAAGAAGCTTCCAGACCTTGAGAGGCTACTGAGTAAAATTCATAATGTTGGCTCTCCCCTGAAGAGCCAGAACCACCCAGATAGCAGGGCTATAATGTATGAAGAaaccacatacagcaaaaaaaagattattgattttctttctgctcTGGAAGGATTCAAAGTACTATGTAAAATTATAGGGGTTATGGAGGAAGTCATTGATGACTTTAAGTCTAAAATCCTTAAGCAGGTCCTTACTCTGCAGGCAAAAAATCCTGAAGGCCGCTTTCCTGATTTGACTTTAGAACTAAACCGATGGGATACAGCCTTTGACCATGAAAAGGCTCGAAAGACTGGACTGATTACTCCCAAGGCAGGATTTGACTCTGATTATGATCAAGCTCTTGCTGACATAagagaaaatgaacagagcctcctGGAATACTTGGAGAAACAGCGTAGTAGAATTGGCTGTAGGACCATAGTCTACTGGGGAATTGGTAGGAATCGTTACCAGTTGGAAATTCCCGAGAATTTCATCACCCGTAATTTGCCAGAAGAATATGAGTTGAAATCTACCAAGAAGGGCTGTAAACGATACTGgaccaaaacaattgagaaaaagtTGGCTAATCTGATAAATGCTGAAGAACGGAGAGATGTATCATTAAAGGACTGCATGCGGCGACTGTTCTATAACTTTGATAAAAATTACAAGGACTGGCAGGCTGCTGTGGAGTGCATCGCAGTGTTGG ATGTCTTACTGTGCCTGGCTAACTACAGTCGAGGGGGTGATGGTCCTATGTGTCGTCCAGTAATTCTGTTGCCAGGAGAAGATACTCCTCCCTTTCTAGACCTTAAAGGATCACGCCACCCCTGCATTACGAAGACTTTTTTTGGTGATGACTTTATTCCAAATGACATTCTAATAGgctgtgaggaagaggaagaaaatggcaAAGCTTACTGTGTGCTTGTTACTGGACCGAATATGGGGGGCAAGTCTACGCTCATGAGACAG GCCGGCCTACTGGTTGTAATGGCCCAGATGGGTTGTTATGTACCAGCTGAAGTGTGTAGGCTCACACCAATCGATAGAGTGTTTACTAGACTTGGTGCCTCAGACAGAATAATGTCAG gtgaaagTACATTTTTTGTTGAATTGAGTGAAACTGCCAGTATACTTAAACATGCAACAGCACATTCTCTGGTGCTTGTGGATGAATTAG gaaGAGGTACTGCAACATTTGATGGGACAGCAATAGCAAATGCAGTTGTTAAAGAACTTGCTGAGAATATAAAGTGTCGTACATTGTTTTCTACCCACTACCATTCACTGGTTGAAGACTATTCTCAAAATGTTGCAGTGCGCCTAGGACACATG AAAATGAATGTGAAGATCCCAGCCAGGAGACTATTACCTTCCTGTATAAATTCATTAAAGGAGCCTGTCCTAAAAGCTATGGCTTTAATGCAGCAAGGCTTGCTAATCTTCCAGAGGAGGTTATTCAAAAGGGACATAGAAAAGCAAGAGAATTTGAGAAGATGA